A window of candidate division KSB1 bacterium contains these coding sequences:
- the radC gene encoding DNA repair protein RadC — translation MQKYPLRLAEWPENERPRERLLKHGAESLSDAELLAIILRTGNHGQSVMDLARKLLVEARGFHGLDAKAAEELCQIHGMGAAKTAQLKAALEIGKRLSRAQHEEQPYIRTSRDVFDYLHLRLCNQPREQFFILLLNARNRLLRERKVFEGSLQESMVNAREVVKLAINEQAAGIIFVHNHPSGEPAPSPEDLRTTKKLKSACEAVDLRVLDHVIIGKDRYLSFAEEGLL, via the coding sequence ATGCAAAAATATCCGTTGCGCCTCGCCGAATGGCCGGAGAACGAGCGGCCGCGTGAGCGCCTGCTGAAGCACGGTGCGGAAAGCCTCTCGGATGCCGAGCTGCTCGCCATCATCCTGCGCACCGGCAACCACGGCCAGTCGGTGATGGATCTTGCGCGCAAGCTGCTGGTGGAAGCGCGGGGCTTTCATGGCCTGGATGCCAAGGCCGCGGAGGAGCTTTGCCAAATCCATGGCATGGGCGCGGCCAAGACGGCACAGCTCAAAGCCGCGCTGGAAATTGGCAAGCGGCTGTCGCGTGCGCAGCACGAGGAACAGCCCTACATCCGCACCAGCCGCGATGTGTTCGACTATCTCCACCTGCGGCTGTGCAACCAGCCGCGCGAGCAGTTTTTCATCCTGCTGCTCAATGCCCGCAACCGCCTGCTGCGCGAACGCAAAGTGTTCGAGGGCTCGCTGCAGGAAAGCATGGTCAACGCCCGCGAAGTCGTGAAATTGGCCATCAATGAACAGGCGGCCGGCATCATCTTCGTGCACAATCATCCCAGCGGCGAGCCGGCGCCCAGCCCGGAGGATTTGCGCACGACCAAAAAACTCAAAAGCGCCTGCGAAGCGGTTGATTTGCGCGTGCTCGATCATGTCATCATTGGCAAAGACCGCTATCTGAGCTTTGCCGAGGAAGGTTTGTTGTGA
- the mutL gene encoding DNA mismatch repair endonuclease MutL, giving the protein MSNLPDVAAVPVATSKIKLLPPDLTNKIAAGEVVERPASVVKELIENSLDAGATQITVVVKDGGRALIQVVDNGCGMSREDAQMAFQRHATSKIATAADLECIRTLGFRGEALASIASVSQVVLKTMAPGASEATVVELEGGVQTHLSIAAGTPGTSIAVKNLFFNTPGRRKFVKSPTTEYRQILAVINRFCVGHPDIYFTFVHNDEVILDMPPAGSLAERVTTLYGSRMYDALVPLQDRGPVCEISGVLGKQSTVRSSRGEQFLFLNNRYISDRSLQHAVISGYGEMLAHGGFPFFAVFLRVDPSRVDVNVHPTKMEVRFADDRLIYALLRTAVRQTLNNNSVIPVANDFARAVPVLSWAAAPEVPASEGETAAAQQTPATFAPADFRVKHPGRQLGLALPLPPAATAPPVELVPEAQGRLYEGTDVWQVHNRYIFSQIPSGLVVIDQHVAHERILYEQALAAFSKQEPATQRLLFPVVVELSAEDYDLAFEMLPFLAKIGFALKPFGHRTLLLEGVPPGTRYTANLQDSKVILDIIDEYKRGKRDKLEIRENIAASFACHAAIRSGDRLTRASMNALIDQLFATKSPYFCPHGRPVVINIPLAELDKRFGRT; this is encoded by the coding sequence GTGAGCAACCTGCCGGATGTCGCTGCCGTGCCTGTGGCCACCTCGAAAATCAAACTGCTGCCACCGGATCTCACCAACAAAATCGCGGCGGGCGAAGTGGTTGAGCGCCCGGCTTCGGTGGTCAAGGAGTTGATCGAAAATTCGCTGGATGCCGGCGCCACTCAAATCACCGTGGTGGTGAAAGACGGCGGCCGGGCGCTGATTCAAGTGGTGGACAACGGCTGCGGCATGAGCCGTGAAGATGCCCAGATGGCGTTTCAACGCCACGCCACCAGCAAAATCGCCACTGCCGCCGATCTGGAGTGCATCCGCACGCTGGGCTTTCGCGGCGAGGCGCTGGCCAGCATTGCGTCGGTGTCGCAGGTGGTGCTCAAGACCATGGCGCCGGGCGCGAGCGAGGCCACCGTGGTGGAGCTGGAGGGCGGGGTGCAAACGCATCTCAGCATCGCCGCCGGCACGCCCGGCACCAGCATCGCCGTCAAAAATCTCTTCTTCAACACCCCCGGCCGGCGCAAGTTTGTGAAGTCGCCCACCACCGAATACCGCCAAATTTTGGCGGTGATCAACCGCTTTTGTGTCGGCCATCCCGACATCTATTTCACCTTCGTGCACAACGACGAAGTCATTCTCGACATGCCGCCGGCCGGCAGTCTGGCGGAGCGCGTGACCACGCTGTATGGCAGCCGCATGTATGACGCCCTGGTTCCGCTGCAGGACCGCGGCCCGGTGTGTGAAATCAGCGGCGTGCTCGGCAAGCAAAGCACGGTGCGCAGCAGCCGGGGCGAACAATTTCTCTTTCTCAATAACCGCTACATTTCCGACCGCTCGCTGCAGCACGCGGTGATTTCCGGCTACGGCGAAATGCTGGCACACGGCGGCTTCCCCTTCTTTGCGGTGTTTCTGCGCGTCGATCCCAGCCGCGTCGATGTCAACGTGCATCCCACCAAAATGGAAGTAAGGTTTGCCGATGACCGGCTGATTTACGCCCTGTTGCGCACGGCGGTCAGGCAAACGCTCAACAACAACTCCGTCATCCCGGTGGCCAACGACTTTGCGCGGGCCGTGCCGGTGCTGTCCTGGGCGGCGGCGCCGGAGGTGCCCGCCAGCGAAGGGGAAACTGCGGCCGCCCAACAGACGCCGGCCACATTTGCGCCCGCCGACTTCCGCGTCAAACATCCAGGGCGGCAACTCGGCCTGGCACTGCCGCTGCCGCCCGCCGCCACTGCGCCACCCGTTGAGCTCGTGCCCGAGGCCCAGGGCCGCCTTTACGAAGGCACCGACGTCTGGCAGGTGCACAACCGCTACATCTTTTCGCAAATCCCCAGCGGCCTGGTGGTGATTGATCAACATGTCGCTCACGAGCGAATTCTTTATGAACAGGCGCTCGCCGCTTTCAGCAAACAAGAGCCGGCCACGCAGCGCCTGCTCTTTCCCGTGGTCGTCGAATTGAGCGCGGAAGATTATGACCTGGCCTTCGAGATGCTGCCCTTCCTGGCCAAAATCGGTTTTGCACTCAAGCCCTTCGGCCATCGCACCCTGCTGCTGGAGGGCGTGCCGCCCGGTACACGCTACACCGCCAACCTGCAGGACAGCAAGGTGATTCTCGACATCATCGACGAATACAAACGCGGCAAGCGCGACAAGCTGGAGATTCGCGAAAACATTGCGGCTTCGTTTGCCTGTCATGCCGCCATTCGGTCCGGCGACCGGCTGACCCGGGCGAGTATGAATGCCCTCATCGACCAGCTCTTCGCGACCAAATCGCCCTATTTTTGCCCGCACGGCCGGCCGGTGGTGATCAACATTCCGCTGGCAGAGCTGGACAAGAGATTCGGCCGAACCTGA